Genomic segment of Paenibacillus sp. FSL R5-0623:
GCATACCGAAAAAAGATTTGCCGCGAATCTTCGAACGGTTCTATCGCGTTGATAAAGGCAGATCCCGTAATTCAGGAGGCACAGGCCTTGGGCTTTCCATCGTTAAACATCTGGTGGAACTGCATCATGGCAAATTGTCTGTAGAGAGTGAACTGGGCATGGGGACAACGTTCCGTGTGATCCTTCCATTCATTCAAGACGAAGAGATGTAGGCGTTTGGTATCAAAATGTAAAAAGTGTGTATTGTTTTACACCGCGTTAACAAATTAGTGCTATGATAGAAAAAGTGTTGTGGCAACAGACAACCTATGAAGAGAGAAGGGGTATCATGGCACAGCGTTTGCTAGTTATTGAAGATGAACCTACATTATCAAGATTACTCACGTATAACCTGACACAGGAAGGTTATGACGTTACGGCAGAGGATCACGGATCTGCAGGATATGATCGGGCCTTGTCCCAAGAATTTGATCTCATTTTGCTGGATTTGATGCTTCCGGGCATGAATGGTCTGGACATTCTGAGCAAGTTAAGAATACAGGGTGTTAGTACACCTGTTATCATTCTGACGGCCAAGAACGGTGAAGCCGAGGTTGTACAGGGACTGAAATCAGGTGCCGATGATTATATTACCAAACCGTTTGGTGTGTCTGAGCTATTAGCCCGAGTGGATGCGGTATTAAGACGTTATTCCAATGGTGAAGATTTACCACAGCTTGAGGACAAGGATGGCTCACGAATTATTCTGGGAGAGCTGGAGATTTATCCTCTGAAATATGAAGTGACATTGGGTGGACAATCCATCAGTCTGCGTCCAAAAGAGTTCGAAGTACTTCTATATTTGGCCAAAAAGCCGGGTGTGGTACTGACAAGGGATGATCTGATGAACGCTGTGTGGGGCTTCGATTATATCGGAGGTCAACGAACCGTGGATGTTCACGTCAGCTCATTACGTAAAAAGCTGGAGCTGGACCCGGAATCGGTTCACATTGATTCGATTCGTGGTGTAGGTTATAAATTGGTTGTCAAAAGAAAAACTCCCCATCATTCAAGTTAGCAATGATCG
This window contains:
- a CDS encoding response regulator transcription factor, whose amino-acid sequence is MAQRLLVIEDEPTLSRLLTYNLTQEGYDVTAEDHGSAGYDRALSQEFDLILLDLMLPGMNGLDILSKLRIQGVSTPVIILTAKNGEAEVVQGLKSGADDYITKPFGVSELLARVDAVLRRYSNGEDLPQLEDKDGSRIILGELEIYPLKYEVTLGGQSISLRPKEFEVLLYLAKKPGVVLTRDDLMNAVWGFDYIGGQRTVDVHVSSLRKKLELDPESVHIDSIRGVGYKLVVKRKTPHHSS